Within Nodosilinea sp. FACHB-141, the genomic segment GCATCAGGTCCAGTAAAAACTGTAGTTGGTGCGTCTTCCGTACGCCACAGGTTGGCCTCAGGGGGAAGTTCGAGGCGCCGGCTCATGACAACCCGCAGAGGGTTATGGGGGCTATGACCATGGCTAGTTAAGCGAGGGTTGTCGTGACGAACGGTGTTGCCGCCAACAACTACCGCATCGCAGGTGGCGCGCAGCTGGTGTACGGCAGCGCGAGCTGTGGGCCCTGTTACCCAAGCACTGTGGCCGCTGACGGCGGCAATCTTGCCGTCTAAGGTCATGGCATACTTCAGCAGGCCTAGGGGGCGCTGGCGAGTTATTCGCTGCACGAAGGCCTCATTGAGTTGTCGGCAGGCTTCTTCTTCAACTCCAACGATGACCTCAAGACCGGCCTGGCGAAGCCGCTGAATGCCTGAGCCCGACACCCTGGGATCGGGATCGACCATCCCGACGCATACCCGACGCACACCCGCTCGGATCACCGCTTCTGTACAGGGGGGAGTGCGCCCAGTGTGATTACAGGGTTCTAGGTTGACATAGAGGGTGGCGTCTTGGGCACGGGCTCCGGCCTGAGCTAGGGCAAACACCTCAGCGTGGGGTTGCCCAGCTTGTGGATGAAAACCTTCTCCAACCACTAAACCCTGCTGCAATACCACACACCCCACCATTGGATTAGGAGCTGTTTGACCGGCCGCGAGCCGAGCCAGTTCTAGGCAGCGCTGCATCCAACGAGTGTGCTCGTCTCTGGGGATAGACGAG encodes:
- the ribD gene encoding bifunctional diaminohydroxyphosphoribosylaminopyrimidine deaminase/5-amino-6-(5-phosphoribosylamino)uracil reductase RibD produces the protein MLDSSLTSTGSSIPRDEHTRWMQRCLELARLAAGQTAPNPMVGCVVLQQGLVVGEGFHPQAGQPHAEVFALAQAGARAQDATLYVNLEPCNHTGRTPPCTEAVIRAGVRRVCVGMVDPDPRVSGSGIQRLRQAGLEVIVGVEEEACRQLNEAFVQRITRQRPLGLLKYAMTLDGKIAAVSGHSAWVTGPTARAAVHQLRATCDAVVVGGNTVRHDNPRLTSHGHSPHNPLRVVMSRRLELPPEANLWRTEDAPTTVFTGPDADPAHRQALATRGVDVVTLPALAPRLVTEHLYQRGCATVLWECGGFLAAQAIRDGVIDKLWAFVAPKLIGGVAAPSPIGDLGLQNMGQALALKRTSWRLLGDDLLLEGYLDLPADS